From Penicillium psychrofluorescens genome assembly, chromosome: 6, one genomic window encodes:
- a CDS encoding uncharacterized protein (ID:PFLUO_009113-T1.cds;~source:funannotate) yields MAPRSQLEIHTGSVLRLVKEEASYHRELKEQTERVQKLEAQTGGDDENREYTLKQEQRALDETKNVLPSLKQKLMDSVANLEGLIIEEGKKGSESNVEHITAAKDAIAQAKTAEREIS; encoded by the exons ATGGCCCCTCGCTCACAACTCGAGATCCACACGGGATCCGTCCTCCGACTCGTGAAGGAGGAGGCCTCCTACCATCGCGAACTTAAGGAACAAACTGAGCGCGTGCAGAAGCTGGAGGCACAGAccggcggcgacgatgaAAATCGGGAGTACACACTGAAGCAAGAG CAACGCGCGCTGGACGAGACGAAGAATGTTCTGCCTTCGTTGAAGCAGAAGCTTATGGATAGCGTTGCCAATCTGGAGGGTCTGATT atcgaggagggcaagaagggctCCGAGAGCAATGTCGAGCACATCACGGCGGCCAAGGATGCGATTGCGCAGGCCAAGACGGCCGAGAGGGAGATTTCGTGA
- a CDS encoding uncharacterized protein (ID:PFLUO_009114-T1.cds;~source:funannotate), translating into MLVPSLRQLATATAIRNVRLLRDLGDLPYPLVRPILLKVDNPEQLHCIEQQSPQVANDTEELWLEFIKRDIPQWETYDLPRHSDHWYELYCDLREQAQRAVDEDAEKMKLALDGLNSQKARLTPKIVSERSRLPGKRPTQRQRYAAYDRKMGGLAPVFGKPTGASEWSFQAPSMPRSDFGAGTKKKQTIFTPQKRNIALAVPTKHLHTRASQIKQAPRSLIEEHRRPSEQVVRGTDSTAPNASASGRSSGPRAAAGGNFSPAKGSALAEKEARLRALTSGKPASSHSPTPPISGEKASSPSSKATSPPLLNTNRKRPAASPPPQISPISSDSSNIAAAAATTTGDTPSTSPARPPMILRRAPPSIFIQPKRKRVT; encoded by the exons ATGTTGGTCCCATCGCTCCGACAGCTGGCGACGGCCACTGCGATCAGGAATGTTCGAC TACTCCGCGATCTCGGCGATTTGCCATACCCGCTAGTTCGTCCCATCCTGCTCAAGGTCGACAACCCGGAGCAGCTG CATTGCATCGAACAACAATCCCCCCAAGTCGCCAACGACACCGAAGAACTATGGCTCGAGTTCATCAAGCGCGACATCCCGCAATGGGAGACCTACGACCTCCCGCGGCACTCGGACCACTGGTATGAATTATACTGCGACCTCCGCGAACAAGCCCAACGggccgtcgacgaagacgccGAGAAAATGAAACTAGCGCTGGACGGGCTCAACTCCCAGAAAGCTCGGCTGACGCCCAAGATCGTCTCGGAGCGCTCTCGGCTGCCGGGCAAGCGGCCGACACAGCGACAGCGCTACGCCGCGTATGACAGGAAGATGGGCGGGCTGGCCCCGGTCTTTGGGAAGCCGACGGGTGCCTCGGAGTGGAGTTTCCAGGCGCCGTCTATGCCGCGCTCGGACTTTGGAGCTGgaacaaagaagaagcagacgaTTTTCACACCCCAGAAGAGGAATATTGCCCTCGCTGTGCCGACCAAACATCTTCATACGAGGGCTAGTCAGATCAAGCAGGCTCCGCGCTCGCTGATTGAAGAGCATCGCCGGCCGTCGGAGCAGGTTGTCAGAGGCACGGATAGTACAGCGCCCAACGCCAGTGCTTCGGGACGATCTTCTGGGCCGCgggcagctgctggagggaATTTCTCGCCCGCAAAAGGGAGTGCCCTGGCGGAAAAAGAAGCAAGGCTGCGGGCCTTGACTTCGGGCAAACCGGCGTCGTCCCATTCGCCAACGCCACCAATTTCTGGAGAGAAAgcgtcttctccttcttccaaaGCAACGTCACCGCCACTATTGAATACCAACCGCAAACGCCCAGCCGcctctcctccaccacagaTATCACCAATCTCATCTGACTCCTCGAAtatcgccgccgccgccgccactACCACCGGTGATACACCCTCCACATCTCCAGCACGCCCACCCATGATCCTCAGACGAGCACCGCCTAGCATCTTCATTCAACCGAAGCGAAAACGGGTCACATAA